The Thermovirga sp. region TATTAAATGTTTCTGTGCATAGGTTTTATCTGGAAATAAATGGAAGAAATTACCAAGGGAGTGATGAAAAGGATCAGAAAAGCATAAATACCATATTTAAATCCCCCCGCAAACACTGCCGCTATAGGAAATATCACATAAAAAAGTCTGTAATATGCTAAAACGTCGTAATGCCGAGGAACATCCCCTTTAGCCATATACCTAATTGAGATAATGCTATAAATGCAAGATATCACTAAAGAGATTGTGATAAAAACCATAGGTTCCTCAAACATAATATTGCCCCCCTTTTTGATTGGTAATTTTTTGTTGAATCCAAGCAGTTTGAGGTTTGTCTTTTAGAAAAGATTGGATTGAAAGGAGTAAGAGAGTTCACATTTTCTCCTTGTAAATCTTTCATTTACTTCTTAAAAATGAAGAATGTAATGCTATTCAAATTTAGACTAGCATTAATGTTTACCTTGTCAAGATTCTAAAAGTGCAAGTTCGTCCATTCCCGTTCACATGCAATGTTCCCTGTTATATTTTTCGAACTTTTCTTTTACCCATAACCTGGGACACTACCGCCGCCCTTCCGTGAGCCTGTCGAAGATCATCTAAGTCAAGGTGTTCATAAAACCTCGCTGTAGTCCCAATAGACGAATGCCCTAGCAATTGAGCTGTCAAAGCTATATTCCCTGTCTGTCTCAAAAACTCTGTGGCGCAGAGGTGGCGTAATCCGTGAATCTTCATGTGTTTTCCTGTCCTTTTAGATGCTCTCCGTATCTGATACCCAAAGTTAGAGGGGGTCAGCTTTTCCCCGCTCTCAGTAGGGAACATCCAGGAACATTTCCATTCAGGAGGACATAATGTAATAAACCTTTTCAGCTCTCGCGCAACTTGAGGGGAAATAGGTACTATCCTCCCTTTCTTCACCTTTGAAGTTTCAGGGCGTACAGTTATTGTCATTCCTTCAGGGTCAAGATCATCAATCCGTAAACTACATAACTCTCCTCGGCGCAACCCAGTATCAAGAGCAAGAAGGAACATCATCCTCATTCGCCTGTCAGTAAATTTATCTGTATCCAAGGCACGGATAAACTTCTTTACGTCATCCATTGACGGAACGTCTGAACGTTTCCCTGGCATGGATGTCTTGATGCCCTTCATCGGATTAGAAGGAATAATGTTTTCTTCCATGAGGAAACGGCAAAACACCTTCAGGGTTTTTATACGTGTGAAACGAGACCAGCCATTTTCAGGTTCAGAAATAAACGGCAAGATGCACTCCCTGGCATCAACAAGGAATGAAGGGTTATCTTTTAGAAAAGGGACAAGGATCGATTGATAGAGCTGGATGGTTGCTGATGTGGCTCCTTCTGCCTTTCTGATTGAACAAAAAGCGTCAAGAGCAGTGAGGGCGTTTCGGTATGGTGTTCTTAAGACCACAGCAATCTTCCCCATCGTAAACTCTCCCCCTTAGATTTTGAGAGAAAGAGCTAAAAACACTGATGGGAAAATCGCTTTTTAGTGACCTCTTCCCTGC contains the following coding sequences:
- a CDS encoding site-specific integrase encodes the protein MGKIAVVLRTPYRNALTALDAFCSIRKAEGATSATIQLYQSILVPFLKDNPSFLVDARECILPFISEPENGWSRFTRIKTLKVFCRFLMEENIIPSNPMKGIKTSMPGKRSDVPSMDDVKKFIRALDTDKFTDRRMRMMFLLALDTGLRRGELCSLRIDDLDPEGMTITVRPETSKVKKGRIVPISPQVARELKRFITLCPPEWKCSWMFPTESGEKLTPSNFGYQIRRASKRTGKHMKIHGLRHLCATEFLRQTGNIALTAQLLGHSSIGTTARFYEHLDLDDLRQAHGRAAVVSQVMGKRKVRKI